The Carnobacterium mobile DSM 4848 genome includes a window with the following:
- a CDS encoding Gfo/Idh/MocA family oxidoreductase: MLTMAYIGNGKSTNRYHLPFSLKTENVKVKTIYSRRENSSWDKIPGVHYTTNLEDIWNDPEIQLVAICLPGSLHFEFAKLSLEKGKHTLVEKPFTETAEEARELFELAKSKNLLVQCYQNRRYDSDFLTAQKVIESGRIGELLEVEMHYDYFRPEVPENSTEFSAASSYLYGHGCHTIDQVLSYFGDPDFIHYDVRQLLGPNRMNDYFDLDFYYSKIKVSVKSSYFRIKPRPSFVLYGKKGMFIKQEKDRQEEHLKLFYMPTHADFGIDTPEHYGTVTYIDNEGLYHEEKVVSEIGNYSHVYEGLYESIINGKEKTVKDEETIRQLEILEEGIQSMKY, from the coding sequence ATGTTAACAATGGCTTATATCGGAAATGGAAAAAGTACGAATCGTTATCATTTACCTTTTTCATTAAAAACAGAGAACGTTAAAGTGAAAACGATCTATTCTCGTCGTGAAAACAGCTCATGGGATAAAATTCCTGGAGTCCACTATACAACGAATTTAGAAGATATTTGGAATGATCCGGAAATTCAATTAGTTGCAATTTGTCTTCCGGGTTCATTGCATTTTGAATTTGCAAAATTATCACTAGAAAAAGGAAAACACACACTCGTTGAAAAACCTTTTACCGAAACTGCCGAAGAAGCAAGAGAACTATTTGAGTTAGCAAAATCAAAAAACTTACTCGTTCAATGCTACCAAAATAGACGCTACGATTCAGATTTTCTGACTGCTCAAAAAGTTATCGAAAGCGGTAGGATCGGTGAATTGCTAGAAGTAGAAATGCATTATGATTATTTCAGACCAGAAGTTCCAGAAAACAGTACAGAATTTTCAGCAGCTTCAAGCTATTTGTATGGACATGGATGCCATACAATTGATCAAGTTCTTTCCTATTTTGGAGATCCAGACTTCATTCATTATGATGTAAGACAGTTATTAGGCCCAAATCGAATGAATGATTATTTTGACTTGGACTTTTACTATTCAAAAATAAAGGTTTCTGTTAAATCAAGTTACTTCAGAATAAAACCACGACCAAGTTTTGTTCTGTATGGTAAGAAGGGCATGTTTATCAAGCAAGAGAAAGATAGACAAGAAGAACACCTAAAATTATTCTATATGCCCACTCATGCCGATTTTGGGATAGATACTCCAGAGCATTACGGTACTGTGACCTATATAGATAATGAGGGTCTTTATCATGAAGAAAAAGTCGTTTCAGAAATTGGGAATTACAGTCATGTTTATGAAGGGTTATATGAGTCTATTATTAATGGGAAAGAGAAGACTGTGAAAGATGAAGAAACGATTCGTCAATTGGAAATACTTGAAGAAGGTATTCAAAGTATGAAATATTAA
- a CDS encoding MurR/RpiR family transcriptional regulator, with amino-acid sequence MQVLNKLKDQTNFTNTEIRIANYIIQNITKIPTIYIEDLAKLTYTSHSTIIRLCKKMGYDGFRSFKDAISGIVYSQLHLPSEVDANFPFNPEDLTMDIAKNMANLTIDTIKKTLNQLDEDLLQSVAEILFKSKHMFLFSRGDSQVRARSFQNKLVKINKFAIISEEYADEAWNASNLTPKDCALFLSYSGTSPQYKRMLQHFSNKKIPTILITGNTESDLIKLANKTIVVVQEEYDFVKVGTFASQVAFQYVLDTLYSILYAKEYSSNLENLKEKQSLIQNGILSEEL; translated from the coding sequence GTGCAAGTATTGAATAAGTTGAAGGACCAAACGAACTTTACAAATACAGAGATAAGAATTGCCAACTATATTATCCAAAATATCACCAAGATTCCTACGATATATATTGAGGATTTAGCAAAGTTAACGTATACTTCTCACTCAACGATCATCCGTCTCTGTAAAAAAATGGGATACGATGGATTTAGAAGTTTTAAAGACGCCATTTCAGGTATAGTTTACAGCCAATTGCATTTACCAAGCGAAGTAGATGCTAACTTTCCTTTTAATCCAGAGGATTTAACCATGGATATAGCTAAGAATATGGCAAATTTAACGATTGATACGATAAAAAAAACATTGAATCAATTAGATGAAGATTTACTACAATCAGTGGCAGAAATCCTTTTCAAATCTAAGCATATGTTTCTGTTTTCTCGTGGCGATTCACAAGTAAGAGCGAGAAGTTTCCAAAATAAATTAGTAAAAATTAATAAATTCGCTATCATTTCTGAAGAATATGCAGATGAGGCATGGAATGCTTCTAACCTTACTCCAAAAGACTGTGCTCTGTTTCTGTCTTATAGTGGAACTAGTCCGCAATATAAGCGTATGTTGCAACATTTTTCTAACAAAAAGATTCCAACTATTTTGATAACGGGAAATACAGAATCTGATTTGATTAAACTAGCTAACAAAACGATAGTAGTAGTCCAAGAAGAATATGATTTTGTAAAGGTTGGGACTTTTGCATCACAAGTTGCCTTTCAATATGTATTAGACACGTTGTATTCTATTTTATATGCAAAAGAATACAGCAGCAACTTGGAAAATTTAAAAGAAAAACAGTCACTGATTCAAAATGGGATTTTGTCAGAAGAACTATAA
- the gap gene encoding type I glyceraldehyde-3-phosphate dehydrogenase, with the protein MSIKVAINGFGRIGRLALRRMLEKDTELEVVAINDLTNNDDLVYLLKYDTAQGRFPYDVEVGNDAIVVNGKEIKSFEEKDASQLPWGDLGIDIVLECTGFYTSAKKAQAHLDAGAKRVLISAPVKAAGSEVDNTKTIVYGVNHDSLDANDKIVSAASCTTNCLAPMANVLNEKYGIDRALMSTIHAYTATQALQDSPGGRKNRAGAQNAIPASTGAAKAVGKVIPDLQGKIDGTAVRIPTITGSMTELYSVLGKEVTAEEVNAAMKEASSDAFLYTEDEIVSSDVIGVPAGSIFDATQTKVIEGENGQLVKTVAWYDNEYGFVSNMVGTLEHFAAI; encoded by the coding sequence ATGTCGATAAAAGTAGCGATTAACGGATTTGGCCGGATTGGACGTTTGGCTTTACGCCGTATGTTGGAAAAGGACACAGAGTTAGAGGTTGTTGCCATCAATGATTTGACGAATAATGACGACTTGGTTTATTTGCTAAAATACGATACGGCACAAGGCCGTTTCCCATATGATGTAGAAGTGGGGAATGACGCAATTGTGGTAAATGGAAAAGAAATAAAATCATTTGAAGAAAAAGATGCGAGTCAGTTGCCATGGGGCGATTTAGGTATCGATATCGTCTTGGAATGTACGGGCTTCTATACTTCAGCAAAAAAAGCACAAGCTCACTTAGATGCAGGTGCAAAACGTGTATTGATATCGGCTCCAGTAAAAGCTGCAGGATCGGAAGTGGACAATACGAAAACAATCGTCTATGGTGTGAATCATGATTCGCTTGATGCCAACGACAAAATCGTTTCTGCTGCTTCTTGTACGACGAACTGTTTGGCACCGATGGCCAATGTGTTGAATGAAAAATACGGCATTGATCGTGCTTTGATGTCAACCATTCATGCTTATACTGCCACTCAAGCTTTACAAGATTCACCAGGTGGACGTAAAAATCGTGCAGGAGCACAAAATGCTATTCCTGCTTCAACAGGTGCTGCCAAAGCGGTAGGAAAAGTGATTCCGGATCTGCAAGGAAAAATTGACGGAACTGCCGTCCGTATACCAACTATTACAGGATCAATGACAGAACTGTATTCAGTTTTAGGAAAAGAAGTAACAGCTGAAGAAGTAAATGCTGCCATGAAAGAAGCTTCAAGCGATGCGTTCTTATATACTGAAGACGAAATCGTATCTTCAGATGTAATCGGAGTACCAGCAGGATCCATTTTTGATGCTACTCAAACCAAAGTGATTGAAGGCGAAAATGGCCAATTAGTCAAAACGGTTGCTTGGTACGATAATGAGTATGGTTTTGTGTCGAACATGGTAGGGACTTTAGAACATTTTGCTGCTATTTAA
- a CDS encoding DUF305 domain-containing protein: MKSYIRFGLMILTSIVVMYFLMFFNFFELSHFEFSETRVYISIMMGSVMAIIMLLFMWKMYQKKKLNYIILGISILSFGISLWLVRSQATIDDSSWMKAMIPHHSIAILTSERADVSDPRVQELRDTIIKTQKEEIAEMKKLIEDIEKNGETE, translated from the coding sequence GTGAAAAGTTACATTCGTTTTGGTTTAATGATTTTGACCTCTATTGTTGTAATGTACTTTTTAATGTTCTTCAATTTTTTTGAACTGTCTCATTTTGAGTTTAGTGAAACTCGAGTCTATATCTCTATTATGATGGGATCCGTAATGGCTATTATCATGCTGCTGTTTATGTGGAAAATGTATCAAAAGAAAAAATTGAATTACATTATTTTAGGCATTTCTATTCTTTCATTTGGTATTTCACTTTGGTTGGTAAGAAGTCAAGCAACTATTGATGATTCTTCTTGGATGAAAGCAATGATCCCTCATCACTCAATTGCTATCCTAACCAGTGAACGAGCAGATGTATCTGATCCTCGTGTACAAGAACTAAGGGATACCATTATTAAAACTCAAAAAGAGGAAATTGCAGAAATGAAAAAACTAATTGAAGACATTGAAAAGAATGGAGAAACAGAGTAA
- the nth gene encoding endonuclease III, with protein MLTKEAAQHVIYEIMKLYPNAVPMMHYQNPFQLLMVVILSAQATDVSVAKVKDKLFERYPNPQAVSESSPEEIEPYIKTVGLYRNKAKYIYKSSCQLLEKFDGEVPNTRKELQSLTGIGPKSANILLNVAFSQDAFAVDTHVERVCKHHKIVEENATPKQIEERVTEIIPAKYWGRAHQSLISFGREICTPRNKKCHEYPQLYKDLEEEPADTV; from the coding sequence ATGCTGACAAAAGAAGCCGCTCAACACGTTATCTATGAAATTATGAAACTTTATCCTAACGCTGTCCCAATGATGCACTACCAAAATCCTTTTCAATTGTTGATGGTCGTTATCTTAAGTGCGCAGGCAACAGATGTCTCAGTCGCTAAAGTGAAAGACAAGTTATTCGAACGCTATCCCAATCCTCAAGCTGTTAGCGAATCTTCACCGGAAGAAATTGAACCATACATAAAAACAGTCGGACTTTACCGGAACAAAGCAAAGTATATTTATAAAAGCAGCTGTCAATTACTTGAAAAATTTGATGGGGAAGTTCCAAATACACGCAAGGAACTGCAATCATTAACTGGAATTGGGCCTAAATCAGCTAATATACTATTGAATGTCGCCTTTAGCCAAGATGCTTTTGCAGTGGACACACATGTCGAACGAGTTTGTAAGCATCACAAAATAGTAGAAGAAAATGCCACGCCCAAACAAATTGAAGAACGCGTGACAGAAATTATCCCAGCAAAATACTGGGGAAGAGCACACCAGTCCTTGATCTCATTCGGAAGAGAAATATGCACGCCCAGAAATAAGAAGTGCCATGAGTATCCACAGTTGTATAAGGACTTAGAAGAAGAACCAGCTGATACTGTCTAG
- a CDS encoding glutathione S-transferase family protein, which yields MGLLVDGKWHDQWYDTEGNGGRFIRQESQFRNWITPDGSAGPSGESGFKAEPNRYHLYVALACPWANRTLIMRKLKGLEDMISVSVVNPLMAENGWTFEPEEGVVPDPVIDATFLYEVYTHVEPDYSGRVTVPVLYDLKQNKIVNNESSEIMRILNSAFDEVGAKEGDYYPEELRSEIDEINDKVYPSVNNGVYKAGFATKQEVYEEEVANLFDALDELEERLGKNRYLVGDQITEADWRLFTTLIRFDSVYYGHFKCNIKQLTDYKNLWRYTRELYNWPGIAETVNFKHIKEHYYRSHKNINPTGIVPVGPELDFSLD from the coding sequence ATGGGGTTATTAGTAGACGGCAAGTGGCATGATCAATGGTATGACACAGAAGGGAATGGGGGACGATTCATACGGCAAGAGTCTCAGTTTCGCAATTGGATTACACCGGATGGCAGTGCTGGTCCAAGCGGAGAATCCGGGTTTAAAGCTGAACCAAATCGTTATCACTTATATGTAGCCTTAGCTTGTCCTTGGGCAAACCGTACGCTGATCATGCGTAAGTTAAAAGGATTGGAAGATATGATCTCAGTCTCTGTCGTGAATCCTTTAATGGCCGAAAATGGATGGACATTTGAACCAGAAGAAGGTGTGGTTCCTGATCCGGTGATTGATGCAACATTTCTCTATGAAGTATATACACATGTGGAACCCGACTATAGTGGACGTGTGACGGTACCTGTTTTATATGACTTGAAACAAAATAAAATCGTCAATAATGAATCTTCTGAAATTATGCGGATTTTAAATTCAGCATTTGACGAAGTCGGCGCAAAAGAAGGCGATTATTACCCGGAAGAATTGCGTTCAGAAATTGATGAAATCAATGACAAAGTGTATCCTTCTGTTAACAACGGGGTATATAAGGCAGGATTTGCAACGAAACAAGAGGTTTACGAAGAAGAAGTTGCCAATCTCTTTGATGCTCTTGACGAATTAGAAGAACGATTAGGCAAGAACCGTTATCTAGTGGGCGACCAAATCACCGAAGCAGACTGGAGATTATTTACGACCTTAATCCGTTTTGACAGTGTTTACTACGGCCATTTCAAATGCAACATCAAACAACTAACGGACTACAAAAATCTCTGGCGCTACACAAGAGAATTATACAATTGGCCAGGCATAGCGGAGACAGTGAACTTTAAGCATATCAAAGAACACTATTACCGCAGCCACAAAAACATCAACCCGACAGGCATTGTTCCAGTAGGACCCGAATTGGATTTTAGTTTAGATTAA
- a CDS encoding B3/B4 domain-containing protein produces the protein MKKLIVDPEFWEVFPEAQINVLVVKGIKNQVDEAKNDDFSELLKNGKKEAKKFLTEDTFSQNRVVDEWRQAFSQFKTKKGARSSIEALLKRVDQDREFSPINPLVDLYNSVSMKYAVPCGGEDLDVISGDLYLGKAKGGEPFFPLGAEKDSPALSEEIIYYDNNGAVCRCLNWREAQRTMLQEDTKNAVLVIESVNSEQAKRADKAIEELQSLIYSYSQVESITATLNNKSTSFIL, from the coding sequence ATGAAGAAACTTATTGTAGACCCGGAATTTTGGGAAGTATTTCCAGAAGCGCAAATCAATGTTTTAGTAGTGAAGGGTATCAAAAATCAGGTTGATGAAGCAAAAAACGATGATTTTTCAGAATTACTTAAAAATGGAAAAAAAGAAGCTAAAAAATTTTTAACAGAAGACACATTTAGTCAAAACCGAGTTGTTGATGAATGGCGACAAGCGTTTAGTCAATTTAAAACGAAAAAGGGAGCTCGCTCTTCCATTGAAGCCTTGTTAAAAAGAGTGGACCAAGACAGAGAGTTTTCTCCAATCAATCCGTTAGTTGATTTGTACAATAGTGTTTCGATGAAATACGCAGTGCCTTGCGGTGGCGAGGATCTGGATGTGATTTCTGGTGATCTGTATCTTGGAAAAGCCAAAGGTGGGGAACCCTTTTTTCCTCTAGGAGCTGAAAAAGATTCTCCTGCATTATCTGAAGAAATTATTTATTATGATAATAACGGAGCAGTTTGCAGGTGTTTGAATTGGCGAGAAGCTCAAAGAACCATGTTACAAGAAGATACGAAAAATGCTGTTTTAGTTATTGAATCGGTTAATTCAGAACAAGCAAAACGTGCAGATAAAGCTATTGAAGAGTTGCAGTCACTTATTTACTCTTATTCCCAAGTTGAAAGTATAACAGCTACACTAAATAATAAAAGTACTTCTTTTATCCTCTAA
- a CDS encoding Gfo/Idh/MocA family protein, whose amino-acid sequence MKLAIIGSGMIVNDFLTMVRDVPEIQLETIVGTNRSSEKMKLLKDKYGIRQVTTNYSDCLTDQNIDTVYIALPNHLHFSFAKQAILNKKNVICEKPFTLNLSEMKELRELASANKVMLLEAITNQYLTNYKKMKEAICTIGAIKIIECNYSQYSSRYDAFKKGDILPAFNPKMGGGALMDINIYNIHFVTGIFGEPQKVSYLANVENGIDTSGILSLDYGDKKVVCIGAKDSTAPIRTIIQGDKGAIIIEGPTSSIDQFTVINHQNKSEIVDFKVHAHRMYEEFIEFERIIRESDVETMTNHLDHSEMVMSIVDKGLASAGISLG is encoded by the coding sequence ATGAAACTAGCCATTATAGGTTCTGGGATGATCGTAAATGATTTTTTAACTATGGTCCGTGATGTTCCAGAGATCCAATTAGAGACCATTGTAGGAACAAATAGAAGTAGTGAAAAAATGAAACTTTTAAAAGACAAATACGGCATTCGGCAAGTCACAACCAATTATTCTGATTGTTTAACCGATCAGAATATCGATACTGTTTATATTGCATTGCCCAATCATTTGCATTTTTCTTTTGCTAAACAAGCCATCCTTAATAAAAAAAATGTTATATGTGAAAAACCTTTTACCTTAAACTTATCCGAAATGAAAGAACTAAGAGAACTGGCTTCAGCAAACAAGGTCATGTTGTTAGAAGCTATCACCAATCAATATTTAACCAATTACAAAAAAATGAAAGAAGCCATATGTACTATTGGAGCTATTAAAATTATTGAATGCAATTATTCACAATACTCATCAAGGTATGATGCCTTCAAAAAAGGAGACATCTTACCGGCTTTCAATCCTAAAATGGGTGGTGGAGCTTTAATGGATATCAATATTTATAACATCCATTTTGTAACGGGTATTTTTGGAGAGCCTCAAAAAGTCAGCTACTTGGCAAATGTTGAAAACGGGATTGATACTTCTGGCATCCTAAGTCTGGATTATGGGGATAAAAAAGTAGTCTGTATAGGCGCTAAAGATTCTACAGCTCCGATACGAACCATTATTCAAGGCGATAAAGGAGCGATCATTATTGAAGGACCTACCAGCAGCATTGACCAGTTTACTGTAATAAATCATCAAAACAAGAGCGAAATTGTTGATTTTAAAGTTCATGCACATCGGATGTATGAAGAATTTATTGAATTTGAAAGAATCATAAGAGAATCTGACGTTGAAACGATGACAAACCACCTTGATCACAGTGAGATGGTCATGTCTATTGTAGATAAAGGATTAGCTTCTGCTGGTATATCATTAGGCTGA
- a CDS encoding endo alpha-1,4 polygalactosaminidase has product MKTTAICFLIGAMVILGVTGCANLEGKDNSILENTGDYGVFLSLDGSEAIEASEGYETVIIDAQNLSETEIAEMQDRGQKVYSYLNVGSLETFRPYYEEFQYLTLRPYENWEEEYWVDVTNEDWQNFSAVTLANELLDKGINGFWIDNVDVYWQFQKKETYIGLEKILKTLMSYGKPVLINGGNEFVSAYLQQNQQIDDILTGVNQETVFSAIDFEEDKLSTQTKENQTYYLNYLDTVDKAGKEIYLLEYSTKKELAKDVHDYATKRGWEYYISDSVELDN; this is encoded by the coding sequence ATGAAAACTACTGCAATATGCTTTTTGATAGGAGCAATGGTTATTTTAGGAGTAACAGGTTGTGCAAATTTAGAAGGAAAAGACAACAGTATACTCGAAAATACAGGTGATTATGGTGTGTTTTTGAGTTTAGATGGAAGTGAAGCAATCGAAGCTAGTGAAGGTTACGAAACAGTCATTATTGATGCACAAAATCTCTCCGAAACAGAAATTGCTGAGATGCAAGATCGGGGACAAAAAGTTTATAGTTATTTAAATGTAGGATCATTGGAAACTTTCAGACCTTACTATGAAGAATTTCAGTATCTTACTTTGAGGCCTTACGAAAATTGGGAAGAAGAATATTGGGTCGATGTAACCAATGAAGACTGGCAAAATTTTAGTGCCGTTACTTTAGCTAATGAACTACTTGATAAGGGAATTAATGGCTTTTGGATCGATAATGTAGATGTGTACTGGCAATTTCAAAAAAAAGAAACGTATATTGGACTGGAAAAGATCTTAAAGACACTCATGAGCTATGGCAAACCGGTCCTTATTAATGGAGGAAATGAATTTGTTAGTGCATATTTACAGCAAAATCAGCAAATAGACGATATTTTGACTGGTGTAAACCAAGAAACCGTCTTTTCAGCTATTGATTTTGAGGAAGATAAGCTGAGTACTCAAACAAAAGAAAATCAAACCTACTACTTAAATTATTTAGATACAGTTGATAAAGCTGGGAAAGAGATCTATTTGCTTGAATACTCTACAAAAAAAGAGCTAGCTAAAGATGTCCATGATTATGCGACTAAAAGAGGCTGGGAGTATTATATATCCGATTCGGTTGAGTTGGATAATTGA
- a CDS encoding GNAT family N-acetyltransferase gives MEIKKAALADLMLLQEISIETFTDTFKEQNTEEDLNQYLERAYNLEQLKKELANKNSAFFFLLDNKETVGYLKLNVEDAQTESIAENAMEIERIYIRKNYKRKGYGKFLLEQAERLAQKEKKKVMWLGVWEENSAALAFYTAREFVHTSSHSFFMGEDEQTDFILTKRLI, from the coding sequence GTGGAGATTAAAAAAGCTGCATTAGCTGATTTAATGCTGCTTCAGGAAATCAGCATTGAAACATTTACAGATACATTTAAAGAGCAAAATACAGAAGAAGACTTAAACCAGTATTTAGAGAGAGCCTACAATCTTGAACAGCTAAAAAAAGAACTAGCTAATAAAAATTCAGCATTTTTCTTTTTGCTTGATAATAAAGAAACAGTAGGCTATTTAAAATTAAACGTAGAGGATGCCCAAACGGAAAGTATTGCTGAAAATGCTATGGAAATTGAACGAATTTACATTCGAAAAAACTATAAAAGAAAAGGTTACGGAAAGTTTTTGCTAGAACAGGCTGAAAGGCTTGCTCAAAAAGAAAAGAAAAAGGTTATGTGGTTAGGAGTGTGGGAAGAAAATTCAGCTGCTCTAGCCTTTTACACAGCTAGAGAATTTGTTCACACAAGCTCGCATTCCTTTTTCATGGGGGAGGATGAGCAAACAGATTTTATTCTGACAAAACGGTTAATTTAA
- a CDS encoding MarR family winged helix-turn-helix transcriptional regulator, with protein MIDILRDIGVIARSLDSIANIEFKELKLTKGQYLYLVRIQENPGIIPDKLSEMIKVDRTTASRAIQKLEANGYIEKHSDPVNKKIKRLFTTQKGDELADVIVRENEYSNGVALTGLTDEEIKLFSQFLTTIKQNVEEDWDFVKKGNKRIY; from the coding sequence TTGATAGATATTCTTCGAGATATTGGTGTAATTGCGAGGTCGTTAGATTCCATTGCCAATATAGAGTTCAAAGAATTAAAACTTACAAAAGGACAATACCTTTATTTGGTCAGAATCCAGGAGAATCCAGGAATTATACCAGATAAGTTAAGCGAAATGATCAAAGTTGATCGAACTACTGCCTCAAGAGCTATCCAAAAACTTGAGGCAAATGGCTATATTGAGAAACATTCTGATCCAGTCAACAAAAAGATAAAAAGGCTATTCACTACACAAAAAGGTGATGAATTAGCTGATGTTATTGTGAGAGAGAATGAATATTCAAACGGAGTTGCTTTAACAGGTTTGACAGATGAAGAAATTAAGCTATTCTCTCAATTCTTAACTACAATCAAACAAAATGTCGAAGAGGATTGGGATTTTGTGAAAAAAGGAAATAAAAGGATTTACTAA